The Silvibacterium dinghuense DNA window GACGTTGGAGAAGTTGGCGCGGACCAGGGCATTCATCTTTTCGTTCAGCTTGAAGTTCTTGGTCACGGTGAGGTTGGCGGTGTTGGTCCAGAAGTCGCGGGCATCGTTGCGGGCGACATTGCCCCACGGTGAGTTGAAGGCCTTCTGGGCGTAGGTGCTGTTCATGATGTAGCGGACGTCGGACTTCGAAACCGTCTGCACGCTCGCATCGTCGGTCTTGTTGGCATTGTTCCAGCTGATCAGCGTGGTGGCCGAGGCGTTGCAGGAAGCTCCGCCGTAGTAGGCGCAGACGTCGCCGGCATAGGCGCCCACTTGCTGCACATTCGCCTTGCGGCTGCCCAGGAAGGGACGGAGGTTATCCGGACCCGCGCCGTAGGAGCCATTGAAGGTGTAGTCGGAGACGCCCGAGTGGCTGCCGTAGTCGTCGAAGCCGTACTGGATCGGGGTGTAGGTCTGGCCGGAAGCGATGAAGTAGTTTCCGGAAAGGCCCCAGCCGCCGAGCACGTGACCCTCAAGGCCATGCTGCTCCTTGAAGAACGGGATGTTTTCGACAAAGTTCAGGGTGAGATTCTGCGGGAAGTCGAGACCCGAGAGGCCGTGCTCGCCGCTCTTGTAGTTCAGCGGGTTCTGGGCAATGGCCGAGGTGTTGCCACCTTCTCCGCTGCTGAAGATCTCGCTCGAGTTGTCGGTGGTCTTGCTCCAGGTCCAGGCAGCGGAGAACATCAGCTGGTGGAAGAGGTCGTTGGCCCGCAGCTCGCTCTGCAGCGCGTGGTAGTCCGAATAGCCGGTGTTGGTGCGCTGACGGATGATGTAGCTGCTGCCATCCTCGCGGCCATTGGTCGTCGACCAGGTGACGTTGGAGGGAATGGCGCTGGGGAAGGCCTCGGCCAGACCCTCGAGGTAGGGGTTGGCGTTGATGGTCTGGAAGAGATCACCGCCGTGGTTGCCCACGTAGCGCACCTCGGCCACCAGGTTATGCGAGAGCTCGCGCTGGACGCCGAACGACCATGCCGAGACGTAATCGGCGCGGAAATTCTTCGACTCGTTGATCTGGGTGTAGTCGCGCGGATCGGCGACGCCCTTGGTCAAATAAGAGGAGAGCGCCGAGCGCACATTCGCCCCGGTCGGGTCCGCAGGCAGAACACTATCGACTTCCGAGGCCTCAGTGAGGGACTGCGAGAGCACCTGCGGAGCCGAGTCGGCGGTGTTCAGGTAGATGTTGTAGAACGGCGGATCGTAGGAGAGGCGATAGCCGCCGCGCAGCACGGTCTTGTGCGTGGTGCCGAGGAAGCCGGGCGTCCAGGCGAAGCCGATGCTGGGGCCGAACATATGGTTATCGGCGGGCAGCTTGGTCGCCGTGGTTACAGACAGGGGCAGCGAGGGATCCCAGAGCGGATCGGAGCTTTCCTGCGATTCGGTGTCGAGCTTATTGAAGAGGTTGCCCGGCTGGCCATAGGTGCTCCAGGTCAGGCCCAGGTTCAGGGTCAGGTTCGGCTTGATCTGCCAGTCATCACCGGCATAGAGGAAGGTGTCGTACTCGCGGAAGTCGAGCGTGGTTTTGCCGTCGGCGATGTTGATCTGATACGGCGTGCTGGTCATGTAGTTGGACCAGTTGGAGAAGTAGAATTCTCCGTTCACATAGGGCAGGAAGGTGTTGGGCGAGCGCTGGTAGGTCCAGTTCACGCCGGCCTTCAGGTGATGGTTGCCGAGCTGGTAGTTAAAGTTGTCCTGGAGCTGCCAGGTGTTGACGATGCGGCCCTGGGGCAGGTTGGTCGCCGGACCATAGGCCAGGCTGGAGTTGCCGGCGGTGTTGCCGACGTAGACGTGCGTCACGCCTTGCAGCAGGTTTGCCGTCGAGGGGTCGGAGTTGTTGCTGCTGCCGCCGAACTGCGTGTTCTCGCGGTCGAAGCCGACTGAGAGCTCGTTGACGATGTGCTGAGTGATGGCGCGCGTCCAGCCCAGCTTGACGGCCTGGGAGAGCGAGGGCTCATTGTAGAACCAGCCGCCGGCGCCGTTGTCACCGATGTCGAAGAAGCTGTTACGCGAGAGGATGTAGCGAGCGACGATCGTGTCTCGGCCATTCGAATAATCCACACGTGGCAGCCAGTTGAAGAGGTGCGAGCGCTCAGGCACGCTGCGCTGCACGTAGCCGTACTCGATCGGGCAGCTGCTGTTGCCGTTGATGGTGGATTCGATCGGCGTCCCCACCACCTTCGGGTTGCCGGTGGTGAAGCTGAAAGGGCCATAGGTATTCAGCGCGGAAAGCGCATTCGCATTCACGGCGCCGCAGGCCGCGGCCTCGGTCAGGCCGGTCTGGGTCGGCGTGATGCCGCCCGAGGTGTAGATCTCCGACTCGTGCCAGAGCTGCTGGTCAAAGCCGTTGAAGAAGAAGACCCGGTCTTTGAGGATGGGGAAGCCGATGGTGAAGCCGGCAAACTCGGTGTTCGAGCGCGGATTCTCGGTGATGTCGTCGAAGTTCTTCTGGTACGGGGTCAGCGTCTCGAGATCGTTGTTGGTCCAGTTGCCGTAGATGCTGCCATGAATATTGTTGGTGCCAGACTTGGTCACCACGTTGATCACCGAGCCGCCGTTGCGGCCGTACTCGGGACCGAAGTTGTTGGTGATGATCTGATATTCGCTGGCGAATTCGGCATCGCCGACCTGAAGCGCCGGGCCGGTCACCGAGTTGTCGTTATTGTTCTGGCCGTCGATCTGCTGATCGTTGTTGCGGCCTCGGCTGCCATTCGAAGCGATGGCGGCGCCGTTGGTATCGCCGTAGTCGAGATCGCGGCTGGCGTTAACGCCGGGCACCAGCAGGGCCAGATTGTCCAGACCCTGGTTCTCATTCACGTTCGCGAAGGAGGCGATGGTCTGGGCGGAGAAGTCGTTGGTGACCTGCGCCTGGGTAGTTTCGATGAGCGGCGTGGTCGAGCCGGAGACCTCGACGGTGGACTGCGCACCGGCCACGCCCAGGGTCACCGCGCCGAGGCCGGTATCCTGCGAGGTGGTGACCACGACGCCGTCCACCTTCCTGGTATCGAAGCCGGCGCTGATGATTTCAATCTTGTAGGTGCCCGGGGGCAGCAGGCTGAAGTGGAAGGTGCCAGACTTCTCGGTAGTCGCCTGGAAGACGACTCCGGTCTGGGTGTTGGTGGCCTTCAGGGCCGCTTCACCAATGGATGCGCCCGAGGCATCCACCACGGTTCCCGAGATCGAGCCCTTGGTCACCTGTGCAAATGATGCCAATGGCATAAGAATTAATACCAGCAACAATACGAGCAAACGGTGTAGCGTCACAACTGCTTTCAAATCAGGTCTCCCTTAAAATGCAAGGCAAAGGCTCGCACCTCGTGGCGGGTGCCAAGCCGGTTGGACTATATCGATGTGCAACGGCGCAGGTAGAGAAGCCGCTCCAGGAGCCTGGCAGCGGACTTTAGAGGTTAGAGCGATCGAAGAATCGCTTTTGGATCAAACCTCGATGGAAGCCGCCCGCGAAATACACGACACCTTGCGACAACAAAGATTGTGAATTGCGGGTGACATGGCAACACAGTAACAGGGTTATAACCTTGCGTCCACGCCAAAGAAGTACAATCGCGGATTTTTGTGTCCGAATTTGCCTCGGAAAAATCTCGACAGCGTTTCCACTTAGGTACCCCCGTAAGCCCCCCGCAGGCTCTCGCCTTTGAGAAGTGGAAAGGTTCAAGCCCCCAGCTCCGAGCCTTGAGTCAGAAAGAGTCCTGTAGTACCCCACCGTCAATGTGTACTTTCCCATGTCTCAAAATCGAGACATGGGCACCCGGGGCCTTCTTCTCTTGAGGAAGGCAGGCCCGAAACGCGATCAATGGGAGCGGGGGCCGGAGGCAAGAAACCTGCACGGCCAGCGGGAGCGGATGCCGAAGGCGATCCGCCCTGCGCGCAGCAGTTAGTTGTTCAGCGTCTCGTTCAGCTTGTTGAGCGTGCTATTGAGGTTCTTGTCGGCGCGGCGCTGCTCGTCGATCTTGGCGATCGAGTGCATGACGGTGGTGTGGTGCTTGCCGCCGAACTGGCGTCCGATCTCGGGCAGCGAGGCCTCGGTCATCTGCTTGGCCAGGTACATGGCGATCTGGCGAGGCACGACGACAGCGCGCGAATTGTTCTTCTGCTTGAGTTCAGCCACGCGCATGCCGAATTGCTCGGCGACGGCGCGCTGAATGGCCTCGATGGTGATCTTGCGCACCTGCGTGTCGATGAACTGCTTGAGGCACTGCTGCGCGGTAGGCAGTGTCAGCTCCACTCCGTTCAGGCTGGACCAGGCGAAGAGACGCGTGAGCGCGCCTTCGAGCTCGCGCACGTTGGTGCGGACATTCGAGGCGATGAACAGCGCCACGTCCGTCGGCAGCGCAACATGCTCGCTCTCGGCCTTCTTCTGCAGGATAGCGACCTTGGTCTCGAGATCCGGCGGCTGAATGTCGGCGATGAGACCCCACTCGAAGCGCGAGCGCAGGCGGTCTTCGATCTCGGGCAGCTCCTTGGGCGGACGGTCCGAGGCGATGACGATCTGCTTCATGTTCTCGTGCAGCGCATTGAAGGTGTGGAAGAACTCTTCCTGCGTGCGCTCCTTCTGCGAGAGGAACTGGATGTCATCGATGAGCAGCAGATCGACCGAGCGGAACTTGTCGCGGAAGCTGGTCATCTTGTCATAGCGCAGCGAGTTGATCATCTCGTTGGTGAACTTCTCGACCGAGACGTAGCAGATGGAGGCATTGGGGATGCGCTGCTTGACCTCGTGGCCCACGGCCTGCATGAGGTGCGTCTTGCCCATGCCGGTGCCACCGTAGAGGAAGAGCGGGTTGTAAGCCTTCGAGGGGCGCTCAGCGACGGCTTCGGCCGCGGCGCGCGCGAACTGGTTGCCGGCGCCGATGACGAAGGCGTCGAAGGTGTAGCGCGGGTTCAGCTGCGCGGCTGAGGACCAGTCAAAGCGACCCTGCTGTGGCGGCGCGGGCGCGTTGTTACGCGCGTAACCATTCCTGTTGCTTGCAGGCGCATTGGGCGCGTGCGTGGGCACAGGCGGGAAACCGCCGTCTTCACGGGGCTGAGCGAGGGTCGGATCATCCTCGGGAGTGACGAACTTGACGTCGTCGAACTCCAGCTGCAGTGCGTCGATGGCTTCCTGGATCAGATCGCCGTAGTGATCGCCCACATGCTGGAACTCCGGCGTGGGGATGCGCACGTAGAGCAGGCGTTCCTTGGCATGGCTGAAACGCGTGGGCTTGAGCCAGGTGTCAAACGACTGGCGATTGATCTTCTTTTCGAGCGCACCGAGAATCCGGACCCACGGATTGAGCACGGTGGCGGGAGTAGCAACAAAAGACATTCAGGTTCCTTGCTTGAACGCTCGCGGCGATACCGGCTTCGTAGCAAACCTGTAACCAATGCGACGCGGCCCCGATGATACCGGGCTGAGACGATGCGTATTCGCTGGTCAGGAGGCGCATGATCTGGATCGTTCTCAATTCCAGTGCGCTGTACGAGCGGGCTGACAGCCGCGAGGCGTCAGGAAAATCTCATATGAACGTTGCCGATACTAGCACAATTCGGGGGCCGATTTACGGAGCTTTCGGAGCGAAATTTCTCAGCTGCCGAAGTTGCACCACGAAGTGTGAAATATCGCGTTTCTTTGCAAATGCCGCGATGGAAAAAGGGGAATCAGGGCGCTGCCGCTACGGGTACGCGCCCCAGGTACAGGCGATTCTGCAATCGCCCCTAAGAACTTGCTGGCAAAGTTTTCGATGCGCATGACAGACGGTTCGATGTGACTCCACGCGAAATCTTTGCCGAAAACGCGGATAATTTTTATTGCGCATAGCCATCGCCTCCGAAGGCGAGATTTTCGAACCTTGTGCACTTGGAAAGATAGGCCAGGTGCACGGAACCTGTCGGGCCGTTACGCTGCTTGGCGATGATGATCTCGGCCTTGCCCTCGGTGTCGGGATCGGGATTGCCGTTCTCGTCGCGGTTGTAATACGCCTCGCGATGGATAAAGGCCACGACGTCGGCGTCCTGCTCGATCGAACCCGATTCACGCAGATCGGAGAGCATGGGCTTCTTGTCGCCGCCACGCTGTTCGGAGGCGCGGGAGAGCTGCGAGAGCGCAATCACCGGCACTTCCAGCTCCTTCGCAAGAGCTTTCAGGCCGCGCGAAATCGCCGAGACCTCCTGGGTGCGGTTCTCCTGGCGCTTGCCGGGGCCGGTGCTGGCGGTCATCAGCTGCAAATAATCAATGACGATGAGATCGAGGCCGCCGCGCGACTGGCGCAGACGGCGCGCCTTGGCGCGCATTTCGGTGAGCGAGATGCCCGGCGTGTCGTCGATAAAGATGGGCGCTTCCACCAGGCGCTCGAGACCCGCGGCCAGCTTTTCCTGGTCGTCACGGCCAAGGAAGCCCTTCTGAATCTTCTGCGAATCGACGAGCGACTCGGAGGCGAGCATACGACGCAGCAGCGACTCCTTGCTCATTTCGAGCGAGAAGACGGCCACCGTGCTGTTGCCGCGCACCGCTGCGTTCTGCGCGATGTTGATGGCCCATGCGGTCTTGCCCATCGAAGGACGCGCCGCGATGATGATGAGCTCGGACTTCTGCAGGCCGCTGGTCATGCGGTCGAATTCTTCGAAGTGCGTGGCCAGGCCGGTAACCTCGCGGCCTTCCTTATAAAGATTGTCGATCGAGCCGAACGAGTCGCGAACGATCTCGGGAATGCCGGCAAAGCCGCGCGAAATGCCCTTTTCCGTGACCTCGAGCATCGCGGACTCGGCCGCATTAATGATCTCGAGGGCTTCCTCGCTCTGGTCGGCAGCGCGCGTGATGGCATCGGAAGAGATCCGAATGAGCTGGCGCAGCAGCGACTTGTCTTTAACAATCCGGACGTACTCTTCAATCGAGAGCCGGCGCGGCAGGCCTTCGGTGAGCGAGGCGAGATAAGCGACACCGCCGACGGATTCGATTTCCTTGCGGCGGGCAAGCTCTTCGGAGAGGGTAACGATATCGAGGGCGCGGCCGGCGTCAATGAGCTCGGCCATGCGCGAAAAGATGCGCTGGTGCGAATCGAGGGCAAAGTCCTCGGCCCGGATCTTCTCGGCAGCTTCGTTATAGGCCTGGTTGTCGAGCAGGATGGCGCCGAGAATCGACCGCTCGGCATCGATGGAGGCCGGCAGTCCACGCTCGAACGAAATGTCTGCCGGAGTCGCCATCTGTATAGGCTAGGCGCGTGGTGGGGAGATGACAAGGTCGAGACAGGAGTGGAGAAGTGTGCATGAGGAGTCGGTTCATGGGGGTATGCACATTTCGCGGCCAATGCAAGTACAAATTGCGAACTACTTTTAGTGCAGCCCTGAGGGAAAGGCTGAGACTTTCCTGTGCAAGGCCTGTGGAAATTTAGGAAATCATCCGTCTAAAACCCAGACAGGCGGACGCCGGCGGCGGCAAACCTATATCATCGAAAGAGAGCATTTTTGCAGCGTATGAAACGGATTCTCCTAGCAGCAACGGCGACACTGTCGCTGGTAAGCAGCGCCTCCTTTGCCCAGCAGGCAAGCGACGCGGCAGCGACACCAGAAGTAAAGCAGTTCCAGGGTCTTGAAGATCAGTGGAGCACCGCGCTGATGAAGCGCGATCAATATACGCTCGAGAACCTGATGGCGCCGACCTATCTCGAGATCTCGGCCAGCGGCGACATCACCACGCGCAACCAGCAGATCGCGGATCTCTATGCCAAGACCGGTCCGCAGCCGGTAAGCCTGGAGCACAAGGTCGTCAACATCCGTACTGTCGAAGATGTGACTATCGTCGACGGCACCTACATCCACAAGTGGAAGGTGGGCAACTCGATCCACGAAGAGCGCGGCATCTTCACGCATGTCTACCAGCGCGCGCACGGCGGCTGGGTCTGCATCCACGCGCAGCAGACGGAAGTGGTGGAAAAGGCCGACGACAAGACGAAGCCCAAGGCAGAGAAGAAGAGCAATGCCGAACTTCCCTTCCACGTGCCGTTCTTCCATAAAGGCGCGGAGTCGACGCAGGACTCGAATGTATCGAGCAATACGACGGCCACGCCTGCCAGCTCGACCACCACGACTACAAACACTGCGGCTCCGCAGCCATAGGCGGTCGAACGATGTCGCTGCGCCCGACATGGGCGGAGATCTCGCTTCCCCGCCTGCGGCGCAATTATGCCTTGCTGCGCGCAGCCGCGCCCGGTGTGGAGCTGATGGCCGTGGTAAAGGCCAATGCCTACGGCCATAACGCCGCGCTGTGCGCGCCCGCGCTGGTGGAGAGCGGTGCGCGATGGCTGGGCGTCACCTGTCTTGATGAAGGCATCGCCGTGCGCCAGGCCTGTCCCGATGCCCGCGTACTGCTGATGAGCGGCATCTGGCAGGGCGAGGCTGAGGCCGCGATCGAACACGGGCTCACGCCGGTGGTGTGGGAGACAGCGCATCTGGCAGAGATCAAAGAGGCCGCGGCGCAGCGCGGGATTGCGTCCTTTGCCGTGCACGTCGAAATCGACAGCGGGATGTCGCGGCAGGGTGTGCGTCTCGACCGGATAGAAGCGTTTGCGGCTGCACTGGCACGGACTCCGCACATACACGTAGAGGGAGTGATGACGCACTTCCACTCGCCCGAGGTGCTGGATGATCCTGCCACTGCGCGCCAACTGGAAAACTTCGATCAGGCGCTGGCGAGGCTGGCTGCAGCAGGCGTAACGCCTTCGATCGTGCACGCGGGAAACTCGGCAACAGCACTGACACCGGCGATGACCCGCGCCATAGCAGCGCTCGGAAACAAGCATGGAGCAGCGGCGATGGTGCGGCCCGGCCTTTCGCTCTACGGCTACGCGCCACGCTTCTCCGGCGAAGGCGCGGCCGCGGAAAACACCGAGCTTCAGCCGGTGCTTGCATGGAAGACGCGGGTGATTTCGCTGCGCACCATCGAGCCAGGTGAAACGGCGGGCTACAACGCAACCTTTCATGCGGAGAAGCCGACACGGCTGGCGCTTCTGCCTGTCGGTTATGCGGATGGGCTGAACCGGCTGCTCTCCAATCGCGGCGCAGTGCTGATTCGCGGGCAGCGGGCGCCGATTGCGGGCCGCGTGTCGATGGACCTGACCATTGTGGATGTGACGGACATCGACGGCGTGAAGCTGGGCGACGAGGCCGTGATCCTCGGCGAACAGCGCGCTGAGCGAAGCTGGGCACGCATTACGGCAGATGAGCTGGCCGCCATAGAGGGAACCATCCCCTACGAGGTGCTGTGCGCCATCGGGCCGCGCGTGCCGCGAAGAATTGCCGAGGACGAGAATGGCGACGCATAAGGGCTGGTATGCCGACTGGATGTACTGCTGGGAAACGCGGCTGACGAACGAGGACTCCAACCGCATCGTGCGTCCGCTGGAGTGGGGCTTCGACTGGGTTGAGGACTTCATCGACGCGCATGGACTGCGAGAGAAGCTCTTCGGCGGCCGTGATCCGGAAAGCCTGAGCCGCTTCGAGGCGGAAGACGCGATGGCCGCGCTAAACGCGGAGATCGTGGCGCGCAGCGATGCGTTCTTCGGCTACGAGAAGCCGACCGACTACGTGCTCGAGGAGCGCTATCCGCAGCTCTTCCCCACCAACGTGCGGCCGAAGACGCTGGCTAACGACGCAGAGTGGAAACGCAAAGCAGAGACGGGCGAGATCGAGAAGGCGCAGTTCCTGCGCTTCACCTCGCCGGTGCGCACGAAGTATCCGGAGAACGATCTCGTCAATGCACGGTGGTATCCGGCTCCGGCGGAGAAGATGGCAGGCAAGCCGAAACAGGCCATCATCGTGATGCCGCAGTGGAATGCCGACGCCTTCAGCCACAACGTGCTGTGCTCGCTCTTCAACCGCTTCGGTATCTCGGCGCTGCGGCTCAGCAAGCCGTATCACGACATCCGCCGCCCGGCAGAGCTGGAGCGCTCAGACTACGCGGTGAGCGCCAATCTCGGCCGCACGATCGCAGCCTGCCGGCAGGCGGTGGTCGATATCCGCTGCTGCATGGACTGGCTCGAAGAGCAAGGTTACGAGCAGTTCGGTGTGCTGGGCACGAGCCTCGGCTCCTGCTATGCGTTTATCGCCAGCGCGCACGACGCGCGGCTGCAGGTGAATGCCTTCAACCATGCGTCCACCGCATTCGGCGACGTGGTGTGGACCGGGCAGAGCACGCGGCATATCCGCCAGGGTCTAGAAGAAGCAGGACTGACACAGGAAGGGCTGCGCACGGCGTGGGCCTCGGTCAGCCCGTTCTCCTACATGGAGCGGTTTGCGACACTCACCGATAAGCAGGTGCTAGTGGTGCACGCGAAGTATGACCTGACCTTCATCGAGGCATACTCGCTCGAGACGCTGAAACACTTCTCACGGCTGGGGATCAATTACGAGTCGAAGGTGCTGCCCTGCGGCCACTACACGACCGGCGAAAAGCCCTATGCCTATCTTGACGGCTGGTTCCTCGGCTCTTTTGTGTACCGCGCCTTCCGCGCTGCTGCGCGCAGGGCGATTCCGCCTTCGGCCTCCGCTCCCTCTGGTCGCGAAATGGCAAGGCATGCAACGCCCTAGAGCCGTATCCCCAAGAGCCATTACACAAATTGTCATCCCGACCGGAGCAGGACTGTTTTGTAGTCCTGCGGAGTGGAGAAACCTGCGGGTTTCTACCCGGACAGGCGCAAACCGCAGGTCCCTCCACTTCGCTCACCTTTGGCTCGCTGCGGTCGGGATGACAATGCAGTGATAAATTCTTTGTTTCCTGTGCCTCTATAGGTGGGTACGCCCTAGCCTTTATTCACGGCACGCGAAACGGTGGGATCGAAGTCTGAGAGCGAGAGCAGCGTCTGCTGCGGCGTAGATGCAACCGATGCCGCCCGGGAAGCAACAACCGCCTGGGGGCGCATGTTCGTCGGCAGAAAGACACTGAAGACCGTACCGTGATGTGCGCCCGAGACAGAAGAGCGGAGCTGCAGTCCGCCGCCGTAGCGATGCAGGATGGATCGCGAAACCCAGAGCCCCAGCCCGGTACCCTGCGCGCCCTTCGTCGTGAAGAATGGCTCTCCGATGCGGCTGCGGACCTCCGCCGGCATACCCGAGCCGGTGTCCGCAACGCTGATGCGCAACCCCTGAACCCCCTGATCGGCCCAGTTGCGGGCTGAGCGCAGGCGCAGGCGCAGACGGCCTCCGGGCGCGGTGGCTTCAATGGAGTTGGCGATGAGATTCGAGAAGACCTGGCGCATTTCGCCGGGGAGGACCTTCACCGTTTCGGCGGTTTCGAACTCGCGCTCGACCTGCAGCTGCTTGTCCGCGATCTTGCGGCCATAAAGGGTGAGCACCTCTTCGATGAGCTCGGATGGGTGCACGGGAACCGGGCCGGCGCTCTCACGGGAGAAATTCAGCGTCTGGCGGCTGATCTGGACGACGCGGCTGAGTTCGCTCTGAGCCAGCTCCAGATATTCCTGGCGATGTTCGGAGGACGGATCGACCTCGAGGAGGTAGAGCAGGTTGGTGATGGACTCAAGCGGATTATTGATCTCGTGCACGATGGACGCGGTCAGGCGGCCGAGGGCGATAAGCTTCTGGTTGGCGCGCAGAATCTCGGCGGTGCGATCGATCTCTCCCTGCACGCTGGCGCGCATCTTCTGATCGCGCCGCAGCTTGAAGGCCCGTTCCAGATATTCGGGCAGGCGGCGGGAATCGGAGCGCTGCAACCCCTGCAGAACGGCACGATGCGCAGCGGACAGAGCGGCGTCCATGGAATCCGGCTCGCGCTCAACCAGAACAAGTGAGCTGAGCGGTGCAGCGGCGGAAAGATGGCCGAGAAATTCCTGAAGAGTAAAGATATCGAGCCGCGCCATGGCGTCCTCGGCAATCAGGAGGAAATCGGTGTCATGCGATCTGAGGCGGGCGAGCAGTTCCTCCCGCTCATCGAAGGATTCGATCCGGGCCGTAAGGCCAATGCGTCTCATGGACTGGCGCAGTCCGTGGACTGCGGTGGAATCCATGGTGAAAAATACCACGCACGGGATGGAAATTGCGCTCAGCATGACCTCGTGTACCTCTCTACCTCCCAAATCGGTTCCAAAAGACTCCAGATCAAAGCCAGACCCCAGATAAAGCCAGATGCATTTCCTGTATCTATCGGAAAGCCGGCTCCGGACGCGAGCATGGGGGAAACAGGTTCCGGATGTCGATGTGTTGGCAGGTAGCCGAATGCCTCCCTTTTTGGCTGATGCGGACCGGACCCTGGCCGCGGACTGCCCGATTCCCTGCCAAACGCCCTGACAGGTGTTCTGTGGAAATACGATGTAGCACTTCCCCGTATTGTTGCTTCCGGCACTGGTAACTACGAAGGAACGGGCGCGGGAACGCTCGCCAGAGACGGCGAAATCGTAGGAGTCCAGAAGCTTTCCCGGCAGATTTTCCCGGGTCGAAGGCTTTTTCGCCCTACAATTTGCCGGGAATTATTTGGCATCCCCGCGGCCCCGTGAAAATCTAAGTAAAGGTGACCGACGAAAGGGACTCCGTAACCGCATGAAGGCTTTGCGTTTTTCCGGCCGCCCGCATCCGGCCGGGCTGGCTGTTGCGCTGGCTGCGCTGATGAGCGCCGGCCCCGCCGCGCTTGGGCAGGCAAATCCGAACGATTCGGCGCAGAACGCCTACGTGGGCAGCGTACAAGCCGTGGCGCTCTCGCCCGACGCGAAGAAACTGTCGCTGGACGAGGCGATCCAGCTGGGCATTGCCAACAACCTGGCACTGACGCTGGCGCGGGAAAATCAGAAATCGGCCACGGCACAGCGGCAACAGCTGGTCAACGCGCTGCTGCCGAACATCTCGGCGCACGCGGAACGTGGAACCCACCAGCTCAATCTGGAAGCCGAAGGCTTCAATACGGCGCTCATCGCCAGTTTTCTGACGCCATTCGGACTACCGGCCTCGGAAGCCGCCAGCTTCCCGCTTGTCGCCACGGTCGACTCGACGGTGGGGCAGCTGAATGTCTCTCAGGCGCTCTTCACCTGGGAAGGCTGGGATGTGTGGAAGGCAGCCAAGGCCAACGAAAAGGCAGCCTATTACAACACGCAGTCCTCGCGCGGACTGGTGGTGCTGAACGTAGGCACGGCCTATCTGCAGGCCCTTCAGGCCTCGGCGCAGGTGGACTACGCGCAGGCGCTGCTGAAGACCGACGAAACCCTGCTCTACCAGGCGC harbors:
- a CDS encoding sensor histidine kinase, whose product is MLSAISIPCVVFFTMDSTAVHGLRQSMRRIGLTARIESFDEREELLARLRSHDTDFLLIAEDAMARLDIFTLQEFLGHLSAAAPLSSLVLVEREPDSMDAALSAAHRAVLQGLQRSDSRRLPEYLERAFKLRRDQKMRASVQGEIDRTAEILRANQKLIALGRLTASIVHEINNPLESITNLLYLLEVDPSSEHRQEYLELAQSELSRVVQISRQTLNFSRESAGPVPVHPSELIEEVLTLYGRKIADKQLQVEREFETAETVKVLPGEMRQVFSNLIANSIEATAPGGRLRLRLRSARNWADQGVQGLRISVADTGSGMPAEVRSRIGEPFFTTKGAQGTGLGLWVSRSILHRYGGGLQLRSSVSGAHHGTVFSVFLPTNMRPQAVVASRAASVASTPQQTLLSLSDFDPTVSRAVNKG
- a CDS encoding alpha/beta fold hydrolase, which encodes MATHKGWYADWMYCWETRLTNEDSNRIVRPLEWGFDWVEDFIDAHGLREKLFGGRDPESLSRFEAEDAMAALNAEIVARSDAFFGYEKPTDYVLEERYPQLFPTNVRPKTLANDAEWKRKAETGEIEKAQFLRFTSPVRTKYPENDLVNARWYPAPAEKMAGKPKQAIIVMPQWNADAFSHNVLCSLFNRFGISALRLSKPYHDIRRPAELERSDYAVSANLGRTIAACRQAVVDIRCCMDWLEEQGYEQFGVLGTSLGSCYAFIASAHDARLQVNAFNHASTAFGDVVWTGQSTRHIRQGLEEAGLTQEGLRTAWASVSPFSYMERFATLTDKQVLVVHAKYDLTFIEAYSLETLKHFSRLGINYESKVLPCGHYTTGEKPYAYLDGWFLGSFVYRAFRAAARRAIPPSASAPSGREMARHATP
- the alr gene encoding alanine racemase — encoded protein: MSLRPTWAEISLPRLRRNYALLRAAAPGVELMAVVKANAYGHNAALCAPALVESGARWLGVTCLDEGIAVRQACPDARVLLMSGIWQGEAEAAIEHGLTPVVWETAHLAEIKEAAAQRGIASFAVHVEIDSGMSRQGVRLDRIEAFAAALARTPHIHVEGVMTHFHSPEVLDDPATARQLENFDQALARLAAAGVTPSIVHAGNSATALTPAMTRAIAALGNKHGAAAMVRPGLSLYGYAPRFSGEGAAAENTELQPVLAWKTRVISLRTIEPGETAGYNATFHAEKPTRLALLPVGYADGLNRLLSNRGAVLIRGQRAPIAGRVSMDLTIVDVTDIDGVKLGDEAVILGEQRAERSWARITADELAAIEGTIPYEVLCAIGPRVPRRIAEDENGDA